The following is a genomic window from Longimicrobium sp..
CATCGGCGACCCGCGGCGGTACTTCCCGGAGTACGCCGGGATTCCCGAGGTCTACCTCCTCCTCAAGTTCTTCCAGCCCGACGCGCCGTCGGCCGAGATCTCCACCGTGAACGGGGTGCCGCGGGTGGAGCTGCCCGAGATGCGGGTGGGCGACGCGCAGTTCTGGCGCATCGGCAACATCACCACCGAGCGCTACTACCGCCTGCGCCTGGTGGGCCCGGCGGGCGACTCGGTGGCGTTCCAGGTGCTGGCCCGCGACGGGAACGTGGTGGCCCAGGGGCCGCCGGTGATGGTGGACGAGGTGCTGCTGGGCGCCGGCCAGCGCGCCGAGGTGGTGGTGCGGGGCGCCCGGCCGGGGTACTACACGCTGGTGGCCACCGACTTCGTGCGCCAGGACTCGCTTCCCGACCCGCGCAACCCGCGGCTCGTGGACGGGGCGGCCGTGCTGGCGCGGGTGAAGGTGAACCCGACGCCCGGGCGCCCGAACGCGGTGGCCGCCGCCCCGCGGCCGGGCGGCCACCCCGGGGAGGCGCGCCTCATCCGGGCGCTCGTCGCGGCGCCCGCCGACGCGGTGTTCCGCGACAGCATCGAGTTCGAGATCGACCGCAACACCAGGCCGACGCGATACATGATCGACCACGCGCTCTACGATCCCGACAACATCGCCAAAAGGCTCGTGCTGGGGCGGACGTACGCGTGGCGGATCAAGAACGCGAGCCAGTCGTGGCACACCTTCCACATCCACCAGGGCGACTTCGTGGTGGACTCCGTCGGGGGGCGGAAGATGCCGCCGGACTACCGCCTGGACACGGTGAGCGTGCCTCCGTGCACGGCGTGGCTGCCCGACAAGACCTGCCGGCCGGGCGCGGAGGGCGTGTCCGTGATCCGCTTCCGGTACGATTCGCCCGCCGTGCTGGGCGAGTTCGTCTACCACTGCCACATGCTGTTCCACGAGGACAACGGCATGATGGCGAACGTCCAGCTGGTGCCCCGGCCGGGGGACGCCCCGCCGCCGGGCGGCGCGCCGGCGCACCGGCACTGAGTAGTCGGGCGGTTGATGCCGATCGAGAAGCCGATCCGGCAATCGGGCTCGTAGGGGCGAGGCCTGCCTCGCCCGCTGCCTGTCGCAACACCAGAGCTCGTCGAAGCGGGCCGGGCATGTCGCCGCGTGATGGCCTTCGGCCATCCGGGCGAGGCAGGCCTGGACGGCGGTTGCCGAACATCAGGTCGCGGATGACGATCAGGCTCCAGCGATCCCCCAGCGCCTCGAGAGTCAGATCGATCGGGCAGCCCGAGCGTGGGGCGTTCAAAACCAATTGCGATATGAAATCAGTCTATCTAGCTTGCAACCGATGGCATAACGCAATCAGAACCGCGCGGATGTGCCGCGTAAGGAAAGGAAGTGGGTATGGCTAAGCTCGTGTTCGGAATGAACCAGTCCCTGGACGGCTACGTCGACCATATGGCGTTTGCGCCAAGCCCCACGCTCTTCCGCCACTTCATCGAGGAGGCTCAGGGGCAGGCGGGCAGTGTGTACGGTCGCAAAATGTATGAGGTCATGCGTTACTGGGACGACGATCATCCTGAATGGGGTGCAGAGGAACACGCCTTCGCGGCGGCGTGGCGGAAGCAGCCGAAATGGGTCGTCTCGCGCTCGTTGAAGTCGGTCGGCCCCAACGCCAGGCTTGTTGAGGATGATCTTGAGGGCGCGATCCGCGAGCTGAAGGCCGAGCGCGACGGGGAGATCGAAGTTGCTGGCCCGGACCTGGCGCAAAGCCTCACCGAACTCGGCCTGATCGATGAGTATCGAATCTACCTGCACCCCGTCGTGCTTGGTCACGGCAAGCCATATTTCGCCGGACCCCGGCCGCCGCTCCGCCTTATCGCCAATGATCGGATTGGCGAGGATGTGATCAGGTTGACCTACGTTCCTGCTTGATCTCGCGACTCGCCGGGTGGAGGCAGCTGAGCTCGATGGGGGCGAGACACTCGATGTGACGCTCGAACTGGATGTCCAGGAACGACGCGTAGAGCCTCCGCCAGATCTCGTGGCCGCTCGGAAGCGCTCGCCAAGCACCTGGCGCTTCACGACGAACGCAGCCCGTGATCGACTAAAGCGCCTTTATCCATCTTGACTTCGGTGGCGAACTACTAGCGGGCTGCGCCCGCGCGCTTCGCGCCCACAGACCCTGCTT
Proteins encoded in this region:
- a CDS encoding dihydrofolate reductase family protein, with protein sequence MAKLVFGMNQSLDGYVDHMAFAPSPTLFRHFIEEAQGQAGSVYGRKMYEVMRYWDDDHPEWGAEEHAFAAAWRKQPKWVVSRSLKSVGPNARLVEDDLEGAIRELKAERDGEIEVAGPDLAQSLTELGLIDEYRIYLHPVVLGHGKPYFAGPRPPLRLIANDRIGEDVIRLTYVPA